From Bicyclus anynana chromosome 11, ilBicAnyn1.1, whole genome shotgun sequence:
cccgctaacggtcgcgatattgtacgtgacgtcatcgtacaacTCTTACCCGACCCGTTCAGGCAATTTCGTATTTACGAGCCTAATGGcccttatattaatttactctctGACTAATGGCTAACCATTAGTACGTCAGTAGCTAAGGCAAAAGTACGGAATTGCCTGAACAAGCCGTGCAAATgttgtacgatgacgtcacgcacaTTAAACGCGGGCTGGTGCCGCGCGCACACTTTAAAATTTCATATCTTGAGAACTAATTAACGTATCAAAATAATTCTTTCgcgagatttttttattttcaacggagaatagAGAATTCATTCATTCTccattatcaattttttttccattatttaattttccagAAGCCATTCAAATGAAAAGCCGTACGAATGCCCCGACTGCGGCAAGCGGTTCATCTCCGCCACTGTAATGAAGAACCACCAGATGATACACAGTGACGTCAGGAACTACCCCTGTGACCTTTGCGATATGGCCTTCAAGAAACCTGGGTAAGTTGGAAAAACAAGTTCTCCCCAAAcatgataatatataaaaataagtcgggttttccttcctgacgctataactccagaacgcacgaaccgatttccacggttttgcattcgttggaaaggtctcgggctccgtgaggtttatagtttatatatatgAGGTTTATATaggaaaattcaggaaaagttcaacttagggtaggggtaggggtagttgaaagtttacatctagtttcaggcggacgaagtcgcgggcgtccgctagttgtatataagaATGCCAGTGGCCTTACCTATTTTTATAGTCATAACAATTTTAATGCAAGGAGAAGAAACTATTTCCTAATCTGGGAAAATCAGAAAAATAGTGCACTGAGTTCAAAAAGTTTTAGATCATATTgctaatgcacgccattgacgatcaattattattctcacgtttctgcagcacccacgactataactgatcgtgtattggtcactgcgtgcatgacggctcattcaccgattgagacacgtgatatttaatttcttaaaatgcacacaactgaaaagttggagttgcatgcatggattcgaacccacaccctccagaatcggaggcagaggtcatatccactgggctatcacggctttttggTCTTCACAGTTTAAATACaagtttggaaaaatttatctATCGAGTTATATAGCACAAACACGTTTCTaaacccataaaaataaagtcataCAGCCTATAATTCAACTTGCTAGACACATGACCATTTATGTTATGCAGCTGGtgtgtttaattaatttctataaaACTGTTGGGTTTGAAGTTAAACTTTAAATATGATACAATAAAAACAGGTCATCCGTCACTGTAGCAAGCAaaccttttaattttatctttatcgAGTCTTACGCTCTGAGGTATATTTGAAAATGCCATCTTgaatttagaatgacgtcacttaTGACGTAATAtcttaacaatattttagatCAATCATTTTGGGGTTGTCCCCGAATATTTCGCATCACTAACACAACAATACAGTTGTATTACGATGCGAAACAATTTCATAACAGTCATAACATAAAGTCGATAACAGTTTGACGACGTAACTTTTGCAGCGTGCTGACATCTAAATTAAGTGGTCAAGCTGTTATCGATTTTATGTTTTGACTGTTATGAAATTGTTTCGCATCACTAATACAACTGTCAGTTGAAACGTCACAGGGATCATCATTCGGCGTGCGAAAAATAAGCTTAACAttgtaaattaagtaaaaacttgtaaaaaaagcaGACCCTTCCAATGTACTGGACATTTGTCCGCAGGTACCTCCGTATCCACATGATAAGTCACACGAAGGAGAAGCGCTACTCCTGCTCATACTGCGACATGCCCTTCGGTCGCTCCGACCACCGCGCGCGCCACGAGCGCACCGCGCACCAACGACCCTTCATACAGAGTCAGACCAACGCACTGACGCAACCTGGCCTGCAGTGACCAACAGCGCACCTTCAACGGTCTCAAAAACACGCACTGATAAAAACGAGCCTGCAGTGACGCAATAAACGCACCGTACGCCTATTGTAACTAACGCAACCTGTCTTTCAGTGACAACTTGAACTGGCCAGAAACCGGTATCAGTAACAGGTATCAGCATAACTTCATAGTGTCAGATAACGCCTAGCATAGGTTGTACGTCAATGACATGTCTGTAGCAAGCAAACcttttaatttatcattatctTTATCGAATCTTACTCTCTGAGGTATATTTGAAAATGCCATCTTgaatttagaatgacgtcactaAACCATATATTGTAAtcttaacaatattttagatCAATCATTGTGGGATTGTACCCGAACATTTCGCATCACTAACACAACAATACAGTTGTATTAGTGATGCGAAACAATTTCATAACAGTCATAACATAAAGTCGATAACAGCTTGACGACGTAACTTGTCGTCAAGCTGTTATCGACATGTCTCGTCGAGAGAATATTGTCGATGAATACAAAAGAGAAAATGTAACACAATGAAGAAAATTTTCGCGTGGCGCGCATCTCAGGCTATCTGAGGCGAACTCTAAAGCGCTTAGTCAACTATAAAGCGCGTGTTAGTTATACCTTCAAACAAGTTGGTGGAATTTTACATCGTTTAGCAAATGCGACTCTGCATCTGCTGCTGCATCATTGTTTATGGAATATGGACCAAAATccttaaaaaatctaaaaaataaatagaaaattgtatagttatttttttgtctaattattattgtatttatatttgtttacgttgttaaaatattttatattgtaagttatgaaattaaatgtctatggtatataaaatgttttattttgacaCGACTTTCCAAggagtatataattatatataaacaaaGTTTCTTTGCCCTCTGATAAAAGAAGATACCAAGCTGCAATTGTATAGATATTGtccaaaaaatactaaaactaataatatttctGTAAAAGCATGGAAATTAGGGTTACAGAGTATTCATTCTTCCGCAGGTTTGTCGCTTTCATCGTATTCCAGTTTCTCAGGAATATGATCTGAGGCACAAGTGCATTCTACTGGGCACCCACACCTACATGCTTTCTGTTCTTCACACAGACAATCATCTTCGTAGAATCTAGGCGAGCCCTCCGGAGAATGTATGTTCAAGGTGTTAGTTATCATTTCCAATTGGTCACTCAGATACGGATACTCGTGGAACAGTTTTTGCACGACGCTGTTGAGACGCTCGTTGAGTGCGAGCGCTTGGTTGTACTCCTCCAGTACGGCCGCCTTCGACTTCTTTACTCGGACAGATTGTCGCTTGATGGCTGTGGCCAATTCGCTGCCGACGCGTTGGCTGCGTACCACGCGTTCGAGAAGCTGGAAACCATGTTTAATTAGGGCTACTGTAAATTGAGAGCCATGGACTGTTAGTCTGTGGTAAAAGCCACGGAACCGATACTGCTTACATGGTTCAACTACTTAATAGAGTCTGTCTACCTCGATATAAGCAGTAATAGTGTCCACTACAAAAATCTGACTTCAAATGTGTTTGGGATGATCAGTTAATTTAAACAAAGTAGGAATAGGTACTTATGAACTttgaataacaaataattatatcaagtattttcatatcaaagtAGATATGCTGTTCCAAATCGCGATGAAAAACTTATATTTGGATGATTTGACAGTTTTTAAGGTTTCCAAGGTTTTGAATCTAGACTCTCCCACTAAGGTATCAACAATAATCAACAAATAATTGAATTACCCATTTCTTCTGTTTCTCAGCTTCGCGGCACTCGCTTAACAGGGTGGCAACATTTTCTTCCAAGTGTGAGTTGGCGGCGCTTGTGTTGGCTACCTCATGCTCCAGTCTCTCTTGCTCTTTCTGCAATTGCTCCATGTGATTCTTCGCTTCAGTTAAATCCTAGAATGACAAACAACCTTGATTTTACATAGGTATAATGACGGACATCTTCTATAAGACGTCTGATCATCgtcaaaacaaaacactattaaaaattaataaaaaaaaacaaccctcccgctgcgggacattttgAGGTCCAAGCAACAGGAGGAGgccagggctccagagtgaggaaccgcCTCATAATAtgcaccgtctcaagaatcaagTGTcggactcttgatccaacagttaagcgaaagcttctcaaggtttggtcgaagctttttgctataaaaccattgactgaaacaactatcggaacaataacagttgactcaacattccacaacTCCGCCCGCAACTACAGACGGAGCCCTGGGTGGAACCTTAATGGCACTTTTAAAAAGTCTCAGTTTTAGTCACATCAAaagtttgacgacctctctgatGCAGTTGGTAGTGCCGTGGTGCCCAGCGCGGGTTAATTTacggttttattttttcatgtgaCTCAGGTTTGGTCGGGTTGTGGctaccaccttactggcaatGACGTACCAACAAGCGATTAAGAGTTCCGGTACTGTGGTGCATAGAAACCGTCAAAGGTATagatgggtagaataaacttgttcctcttccaagtaagcccacttCCACCATAGGGAGGGGGGATTGTAGATACGCCAATGGCTTCCACCTTAGgctacatcaggtgagatcgttgCTAACATGTCGTCGAACTAAAGAAAATACCTTAGTAACTCTAGCAACATCGGACTTCGCCAGCCTCAGTTTGTGATGGTAAGTAGACTGTGCCGTCGTATGGGAAGACCCGTGCGCCTTCTCTATTGCGGCTGCGGCTCTGTTCTTCTCCATAGCCGTCTCTCGACGAGTTACGTATAAAGCCAAATCGTCAGCTAACTTCTCACCAGTTTTGCGGAGTTGTTCGCGACGAACCTGATTAGTCAAATGTTAGTTTACTGCTACAATTTTGAGTATAAAATTATAGACAATTTTAAGGCACTCGTAGgtaatcattttaataattttgatactttGATGTACCTTTTCATTGGCACGAAAATAACCATCGAATGAAAGCAACATTTTGCAGTGCCTAAGACTGGTTccctataaatatatacaaagacTGTAGGTACTTACCTCCATCCTATGAATCTCAGCTCGCATCTGACCAATCTCACCGGCCGCAGACTTGGCGTTTTGTATATTCCTCTTCAGATCCACCGCTAAAATGCCCTTCCGTTGCCAAATAAGCGCTTCTCGCTGAGCTTTCTCCAGTTCTTGCGTCAGGTTCAATTTTTCCTTTTCGTAAGCTTCGATGTCTTCTTCCAACTGAATTATGTCACTTTCAGCATCCTGATAAAAATGTCCTAGATTAAAATTTTTGGATATATGTTGGTGATGCATTAAGCATATCACGAGGTGTCTTTTAACGCATATACTACAAATCTACTACAACGAATGAGTGATAATTGATATTTCAATTACGCCGCTATTGATTTTTCTCTCGAAAATtttctctttctttcttacGTGGCACCTTTCCTAGGCCACCTGGACAACTGTATCCTAAATGGCTTTTGTCGATTCTTAATAAGTCCCGTGTCCCGTCACTCAAGTCGAAACCACGTACATGCGTCCAGTGTTGAGTTCTTCaccatttatataaatatcacaATCATGACAAGTAGCTTGAACTTCAAATTATATACGGACCTTAATTAGGGTCCAGCTAACAGATAATGAGAGGACGTATTTCTATGAAAACGTGAACATGAACGAGGTTAGGCTCATATCAGGACCACAATCCATAGCAACGAGGATCGACTgtagagagagagagtgagagtTAGGGTCCGGCGTATTCGGTCATGTCACCTTACCTTCAGGTTAGCGGTATACTCGTGTGTGACAGCAAGGTTGGCCCTCTGAGCGACGTGGTTCCGATCGGCGGCCTCCTTGCGCGTTCGCTCCAACACCTCGAGGCGTCCGCGCAGGTCTCGCATAAAGCGGTCCACTCGCGTTCGCTCTTGCTCTATACGTTCGCTCTCCGATTGTATACGCATTGTTTTCTGCTCGCAGATTTGTAtttctgttaaaaataattattattaacttttttttattactttatcatCATCTACCCCCGTCTTAATATTTTGCATCACTAATGCGGGTTGTTAGGTATTAGGGCAaattatcaaatgttaatgataacgtgCATTTCGATCTTCCCCGGAGTTAGGAAGTCGGTGGTGTTGTGTACCAGTGTTACCACTGAAAAAAAATCCGGCTCGTGTCCCAAAGCCACATCCTGTCCTAGACTGATGAGACAGTTATTTTATTCCTTGGTCATTCTATTCATTCATATGTATAGATTATGAAAGCgaaagcgaaaggtcatcacgaaatatcgaataccgcttgacgtacaaagttgaaatttggcagggaggtagcttatagtAAACCATTAATatgggcaagattgcaggcaGAAGAGGAGTAGAAAAAAGGAAGAAGTCCTGGTTACGAAACGTAAGGCAGTGGCATAAAGACTGTCGGAGATCTTTTTCGCCTAGCCACGGACAAGGagaagtttagaaagctgaccgccaaccttcagtaatggagaggcactttAAGAGcagaagtcgcgggtgtccgctagtacttacGTTTATTGATAAGGTTGATATCAGCAACCAGCTTGTGATGCTGCGCCGTCAGTTTCACCACATGCGCCTGCAGCCGCAGCCACTCGCACTGCATGCTCTCCGTGCGCTCGCGCAGCGCCTTGATCTGCTGCTCCAACTCTTCGATGTGACGCTCTTGAGGAGATTTCAACTGGAAAGTTTTGGGCATGAGCAATCAGTGATAAAATTTGATCTAGAATTTGAATACAGCCATCTATTTATCTAAACATGGCAGTCCAAGTTGATTCTGAATTTTAATACTGGAcccttttttaaattctattattttactaaCATCAAATATCTCCTTCAGCGCAGTGAACTTCTTCATAATGATATCCACCTCTCGTTGTTTCCTCATGATCACTAGCGTCTTATGGTCATACTCCTCCTGCAGAGCGTCTATCTCTTTCTCTCTCGCTTTCACTTTGGCTAGATTCTCTTCCAGTACAGACTTGTTCCTAGCTTGTCTGTTGCGGTACACCTCAATGTCTAGCATTACTTTAGCGTGTTGATTCTCCATTGCCATTAGAGTTATTTCCTGGAAAATATGATTTACGTCAATACGATTATTTggatttatgtacattttaacgTAATGTGTTTCCTTAACATTAAAGACAAGTTCCCTCTTGTCTTTAATGTTAAAGAAACACATTAGATGTCTTCTAGACAAGCGCACTCCGATTTAGACCTCATCATTCCTTTCATGGCATGACTGTCAAGTTTTATCCAGAATCGAAATCTTAAATTGTTTGCCAACGACCCTTCATTATTATTGGACCTCTTTATGGCACAGCGCTCCTCTTAGCATGAGAAAGGCTCACAGTGCGGCTTAAGCTGGCCAAATGGCAAGTGcagattattaatattacactTCATATGTTTTTGGGGACATTCTGAGGAACTCTCATGTTAGGAGATTTCctcataatgatttttttttcacaggtGATATTTGAATACTGAGAACGCACCAAACTCGGACAAATTATAGGTGCACGCGGAAACCAATATCGTTTACCGAAAAGGAGGTTCAAATATTAACCATTACGGTATATCGTTTACCTACTTACGTCCTCAGTTCTATGACTATTACGAAACCATTACCTGTTTCCTAGACATTTCCCTCATTTTCTTGATACCGTTCGCCATAGACTCCACAGCTTTATCATTGAGCAAACACTCCTGGAGGTTCGTGAGGATTTCGTTCTCCAATTTACATTTCTGTTCCGTGCGACGACTGAGTTCATTCTCCGTGGATTTCAAAATATTCCTCATTGTTTGATTTTCCTGAAAGATTTATAGTTTGAAGAGAGACGaacagcgccggaccgaggtaaattttagaatggagcgagatccaattatggcgcctttcgcgcacgtaaattcatcacataaatttcttttcgatcttgtctttaccatttcggcgccccctaggatttggcgcctggagcgaccgctcctttcgccgtatggacggtccggccctggagACGAATAccttagcattccatgaattcaccgtgcgggtgccgggtccatcgcgtggtaaagataaaaactccgagcagagtcctgaacttgtgactacaggatgtagggttaaggaattccttgacgatcgatcaccactccccgttctctgctcgtgttgttctccctgctttggatactcattctaatatagaactagctgcacttctacagaggccaaggtctttaagcaagttatagagagattgtAAACTAATATTTGTCACGTATTTTAAACAACTTACTTTACTAAGAAACCATCAGGTCAAGTAGTTtaggaaaaatattttagagagCTAAAGTAGCCTGTATTTTATGGTAAAGTACTTAAAAATTTAGATAGATTTACTGAAATTCATATAACTTAAATCCAAATTTACCGATTTAATGAGCTCTTCGTCGCGTTCAGTCATTTCTATTGCCTCGGACAGTTCATTTATTTGTCTCTCT
This genomic window contains:
- the LOC112049897 gene encoding coiled-coil domain-containing protein 40, translating into MDECCDHAQPECACTQEGESSELLSDSCECLRDDHGIVVHDETCLLYKNETMIYQREDACECVEPGDEDGICKCCACPLDQCKCNRVGREALDRWRSKRDIGAMPAVLDASHPLMKRFQETLTRYLEKENEIAENEIMRLRDELKLGKQQYDKDLETLYRDDHDTNAQRAMIEEYEASLAKRTEERLQAELRAKQSNENYKKAKENLDQNIITEREASEELEALTMLCRQLEAWREETESDLTVNQRVSDKMRVEKKALADEKRQLDTIIYGLSTEVWKLESKLEMFRKQLEIKNVEMEKVNDKVTAYGAELEDLELEKRRLVSLWNSVLVNIQQRDRAYDAVRDDYKALQNNYHTLLNNLEITKKMAMDEMNKGKEIAMNKDKLTYDLNSATKTFETEDGKRIALERQINELSEAIEMTERDEELIKSENQTMRNILKSTENELSRRTEQKCKLENEILTNLQECLLNDKAVESMANGIKKMREMSRKQEITLMAMENQHAKVMLDIEVYRNRQARNKSVLEENLAKVKAREKEIDALQEEYDHKTLVIMRKQREVDIIMKKFTALKEIFDLKSPQERHIEELEQQIKALRERTESMQCEWLRLQAHVVKLTAQHHKLVADINLINKQIQICEQKTMRIQSESERIEQERTRVDRFMRDLRGRLEVLERTRKEAADRNHVAQRANLAVTHEYTANLKDAESDIIQLEEDIEAYEKEKLNLTQELEKAQREALIWQRKGILAVDLKRNIQNAKSAAGEIGQMRAEIHRMEVRREQLRKTGEKLADDLALYVTRRETAMEKNRAAAAIEKAHGSSHTTAQSTYHHKLRLAKSDVARVTKDLTEAKNHMEQLQKEQERLEHEVANTSAANSHLEENVATLLSECREAEKQKKWLLERVVRSQRVGSELATAIKRQSVRVKKSKAAVLEEYNQALALNERLNSVVQKLFHEYPYLSDQLEMITNTLNIHSPEGSPRFYEDDCLCEEQKACRCGCPVECTCASDHIPEKLEYDESDKPAEE